Proteins encoded together in one Rhea pennata isolate bPtePen1 chromosome 27, bPtePen1.pri, whole genome shotgun sequence window:
- the CHAF1A gene encoding chromatin assembly factor 1 subunit A isoform X2, translating into MECRDKAVAPPRKLVQARLPFKRLNPVPKEKYDADSEVKKVKSSQSGFGQNKDSSLDTSHASLDNVENDCQLDSDVNFTPKPINGKGPLDHFIQKNTKHNTNETVIIIDLTKDSNHRLRNDVDHINLDSEASSSVGITNGILEKNINQLNCMNSTQNSQMDGSVETVLCETVANKDEELVREIQSCSGLTECNNLENTKINQGELKDVIFKGKMPVVVLEDIMTVKSPQIASLDGSVTSENETMESSHEGDSILTNSSLSSRSVSSPETQPAAETKRNSSPLAVSTPIRKVSQKCHKSSAEKEKLRLQRDQERADKLQKLQAEREEKGRLKEEAKAAKERAKEEAKKKKEEEKELKEKERREKKEKEEKEKAEKLRVKEEKRKERQEALEAKLEEKRKKEEEKRLKEEEKRINAQKAEITRFFQKPKTPQAPKILAGSCGKFAPFEIKENMVLAPLCRIALDPDFLEQLDQLLRAQNSEVSFLRDLKCRKPHKSGPTFVNNSADIVNSDVVVVDNCKTDAVPERRKFGRMKLLQFCENHRPAYWGTWNKKTTVIRPRNPWSKDSKLLDYEVDSDEEWEEEEPGESLSHSEGDDEEEGEDEDDDDGFFVPHGYLSEDEGVTEECDPENQKVRQKLKAKEWDELMAKGKRFHVLQPVKIGCIWEGAESNSSTNADLKVLQQFTACILDSTVAEEEQQIQKCSKKIAKDQQILGQLLPLLHGNVNGSKVIIQEFQECCRQGLFSDVTAAADGSDAGPASPHASRPQTPVGEDSGIPSKARLKRIISENAVYDKRPEYRMCWYVHSEVLKSFDQEHLPVPCQWNYITQVPSSGKEEGGSVPGVAVTQTTPVSVKRKSTGSMSITKFMKRPRDAEQAEAMEMDGFQADTEEDEEDDDCMIVDVQPGKDSMLAATESLAASKSSGTIAPHQDRSMASPSNTV; encoded by the exons ATGGAGTGCCGAGACAAGGCGGTTGCTCCCCCGCGGAAGCTTGTTCAAG CCCGGTTGCCTTTCAAGCGCTTGAATCCCgtaccaaaggaaaaatacgATGCGgattcagaagttaaaaaagtaaagagCTCACAAAGTGGTTTTGGCCAAAATAAGGATTCCTCTCTCGATACGTCTCATGCGTCCCTGGACAACGTAGAGAATGACTGCCAGCTGGATTCAGATGTGAATTTTACTCCAAAACCCATTAACGGAAAGGGTCCATTAGATCACTTtatacagaaaaacacaaaacataaCACAAACGAAACTGTAATCATTATTGATCTGACAAAGGACTCTAACCATAGACTACGTAATGATGTGGACCATATTAATTTAGATTCAGAAGCATCTTCATCTGTAGGTATAACTAATGgcatactagaaaaaaatataaaccagTTGAATTGCATGAATTCCACTCAGAATAGCCAAATGGATGGTTCAGTGGAGACTGTACTGTGTGAAACTGTAGCAAATAAAGATGAAGAATTGGTGCGTGAAATCCAGTCTTGCTCTGGGTTAACAGAGTGTAACAACTTGGAAAACACGAAGATAAATCAAGGTGAGCTGAAGGATGTCATATTTAAGGGGAAGATGCCGGTAGTGGTCCTGGAAGATATTATGACTGTAAAATCTCCCCAAATCGCTTCTCTGGATGGAAGCGTCACATCAGAAAATGAGACTATGGAATCATCCCATGAAGGAGACTCTATACTTACGAATTCTTCCTTAAGTTCTCGCTCTGTGAGCTCACCTGAGACACAGCCTGCtgcagaaacaaagagaaattctAGTCCTTTAGCTGTCTCAACACCTATTAGGAAg GTATCTCAGAAATGCCACAaaagttctgcagagaaggagaagctgagaTTGCAAAGA GACCAGGAGCGTGCAGACAAACTGCAGAAGTTAcaagcagaaagggaagaaaagggaaggctGAAAGAAGAGGCAAAAGCTGCAAAAGAGCGAGCCAAGGAggaggcaaagaaaaagaaagaggaagagaaagaactaaaagagaaagaaaggagagaaaagaaggaaaaagaagaaaaggaaaaagctgagaAGTTAAGAGTGAAGGAAGAGAAACGCAAGGAGAGACAGGAAGCTCTAGA GGCAAAActtgaggagaaaagaaagaaagaagaggagaaacggttaaaagaggaggaaaag CGTATTAatgcacagaaagcagagattACCAGGTTCTTCCAGAAACCAAAGACTCCACAAGCCCCCAAG ATTCTTGCTGGCTCCTGTGGAAAGTTTGCTCCTTTTGAAATTAAGGAGAACATGGTCTTGGCTCCCCTCTGTCGTATTGCCCTTGATCCAGACTTCTTGGAACAGCTGGATCAGCTCCTGCGTGCACAGAATAGTGAAGTTTCTTTCTTGAGGGATCTCAAGTGCCGCAAACCACATAAAAGCGGACCTACTTTTGTCAATAACAGTGCCGACATAGTCAACAG TGATGTGGTAGTAGTGGATAACTGCAAAACAGATGCTGTtcctgaaaggagaaaatttgGTAGAATGAAACTTCTGCAGTTCTGTGAGAATCACCGACCTGCATACTGGGGCACGTGGAACAAGAAAACTACTGTGATCCGTCCCAGGAATCCTTGGTCAAAGGACAGT AAACTACTGGATTATGAAGTAGATAGTGATGAAGaatgggaagaggaagagcctggagagagtctcTCCCATAGTGAAGGG GATGATGAGGAAGAAGGAGAGGATGAAGATGACGACGATGGGTTTTTTGTACCCCATGGGTACCTATCTGAAGATGAAGGAGTGACAGAA GAATGTGATCCAGAGAACCAGAAGGTTCGTCAGAAGCTGAAAGCAAAGGAGTGGGATGAACTGATGGCCAAGGGAAAGAGGTTCCATGTTCTACAGCCTGTGAAAATTGGATGCATCTGGGAAGGTGcagaaagcaacagcagcacaaatGCAGACCTAAAGGTGCTTCAGCAGTTTACAGCATGTATCCTGGATTCAACTGTTgctgaggaagaacagcagatacagaaatgtagcaaaaaaatagcaaaagatCAGCAAA tCCTTGGCCAGCTTCTGCCACTGCTCCATGGGAACGTGAACGGGAGTAAAGTGATCATCCAGGAGTTCCAGGAGTGCTGCCGGCAAGGACTGTTCAGTGATGTGACTGCGGCTGCCGACGGTAGTGACGCAGGCCCTGCGAGTCCCCACGCTTCCCGGCCGCAAACACCTGTGGGTGAGGACAGTGGTATCCCTTCCAAAGCCAGGCTAAAGCGAATCATTTCTGAGAACGCTGTGTATGACAAGAGACCTGAATATAGAATGTGCTGGTATGTCCACTCGGAGGTGCTGAAGAGTTTTGATCAAGAGCACCTCCCTGTCCCTTGTCAATGGAACTACATCACACAAGTCCCCTCTTCAGGAAAGGAGGAGGGTGGCAGTGTGCCAGGCGTGGCGGTCACGCAGACCACCCCTGTGTCAGTAAAGAGGAAGTCCACTGGAAGTATGTCTATCACTAAATTCATGAAAAGGCCTCGGGATGCTGAACAG GCTGAAGCTATGGAGATGGATGGATTTCAGGCAGACActgaggaagatgaggaagatgATGACTGCATGATTGTGGATGTACAGCCAGGCAAAG ATTCTATGTTGGCAGCTACCGAATCTTTGGCAGCCTCCAAATCAAGTGGCACGATTGCCCCTCACCAGGACAGGAGCATGGCCAGCCCATCTAATACAGTTTGA
- the UBXN6 gene encoding UBX domain-containing protein 6 isoform X1 codes for MRKFFQEIKADLKFKTAGPGQKLSEPARVPKEKPKAEAAPKPRQGPTNEAQMAAAAALARMELKPKARLPSSQEAIKNQVRKELMAEAAASEKGVSAEVKDAESPDKEEAAGLSVSGVYFICPLTGAVVRRDMKEKHIREAILSYFSVDPVAASIMEIHTFNKDREKVRVGVETIAKYLDNIYLHPEEEKYRKIKLQNKVFQERISCLEGIHKFFQAIGFETKTLPVPGQETTEEYYILKEEMLTRLEDLKDYKEQLLSSEPVRAQLDRQLCLFKPSPEAARFELPNDFYNLTAEEIKREQRLRTEAVEKASMLRTRAMREKDEQREMRKYNYTLVRVRFPDGYILQGTFYARESISMLYNSVREALTNDWLPFELLGPGGLKLTDENLAFNECGLVPSALLTLVWDASVMADIQAAGEEQSASPLKPELLSRVQTLS; via the exons ATGCGGAAGTTCTTCCAGGAGATCAAGGCCGACCTGAAGTTCAAGACCGCGGGGCCCGGCCAGAAGCTCTCGGAGCCGGCCCG GGTCCCCAAGGAGAAGCCAAAAGCTGAGGCAGCACCGAAGCCTCGGCAGGGACCTACCAATGAGGCCCAGATGGCGGCAGCTGCGGCGCTGGCCCGCATGGAGCTGAAGCCCAAGGCCAGGCTGCCCTCGTCCCAGGAGGCCATCAAGAATCAGG TGAGAAAGGAGCTGATGGCAGAGGCAGCTGCAAGTGAGAAAGGGGTCTCTGCAGAGGTAAAG GACGCAGAGTCCCCAGACAAGGAAGAGGCGGCTGGACTCTCTGTGTCAGGGGTCTATTTCATTTGCCCGTTGACTGGTGCCGTTGTAAGGAGAGACATGAAGGAAAAGCACATCAGAGAAGCCATCTTGTCA TATTTCTCTGTAGACCCAGTGGCAGCCTCAATCATGGAGATTCACACCTTCAATAAGGACCGAGAGAAAGTGCGAGTGGGCGTGGAGACCATAGCTAA ataTCTGGATAATATCTATCTTCAtccagaggaggagaagtaCCGGAAAATCAAACTGCAGAACAAAGTGTTTCAG gAAAGGATAAGCTGCCTGGAAGGGATACACAAATTTTTCCAGGCTATTGGGTTTGAGACAAAAACACTACCTGTTCCAGGACAAG AGACCACAGAGGAGTACTACATACTGAAGGAAGAAATGCTGACCAGGTTGGAAGACCTAAAGGACTACAAAGAGCAGCTTTTAAGCTCTGAGCCAGTGAGAGCCCAGCTAGATCGCCAGCTCTGTTTATTTAAACCATCACCTGAAGCTGCTCGGTTTGAGCTGCCAAATGACTTCTACAACCTCACTGCAGAAGAGATCAAACGAGAGCAAAGGCTCCG GACAGAAGCAGTGGAGAAAGCCTCAATGCTGAGGACAAGAGCCATGCGGGAGAAAGATGAACAAAGGGAAATGCGGAAGTACAACTACACCCTGGTACGAGTCCGGTTTCCTGATGGATACATTCTCCAAG GGACATTCTATGCACGAGAATCAATATCTATGCTCTACAATTCTGTGAGGGAAGCACTCACCAATGACTGGCTGCCCTTTGAGCTGCTGGGACCCGGAGGTCTCAAACTGACAGATGAGAACTTGGCCTTCAATGAATGTGGGTTG GTGCCCTCTGCCCTCCTGACCCTTGTCTGGGATGCATCAGTCATGGCAGACATTCAGGCTGCAGGAGAAGAGCAGTCAGCAAGCCCCCTGAAACCAGAACTCCTCTCCAGGGTCCAGACACTGTCATGA
- the UBXN6 gene encoding UBX domain-containing protein 6 isoform X2, producing the protein MAAAAALARMELKPKARLPSSQEAIKNQVRKELMAEAAASEKGVSAEVKDAESPDKEEAAGLSVSGVYFICPLTGAVVRRDMKEKHIREAILSYFSVDPVAASIMEIHTFNKDREKVRVGVETIAKYLDNIYLHPEEEKYRKIKLQNKVFQERISCLEGIHKFFQAIGFETKTLPVPGQETTEEYYILKEEMLTRLEDLKDYKEQLLSSEPVRAQLDRQLCLFKPSPEAARFELPNDFYNLTAEEIKREQRLRTEAVEKASMLRTRAMREKDEQREMRKYNYTLVRVRFPDGYILQGTFYARESISMLYNSVREALTNDWLPFELLGPGGLKLTDENLAFNECGLVPSALLTLVWDASVMADIQAAGEEQSASPLKPELLSRVQTLS; encoded by the exons ATGGCGGCAGCTGCGGCGCTGGCCCGCATGGAGCTGAAGCCCAAGGCCAGGCTGCCCTCGTCCCAGGAGGCCATCAAGAATCAGG TGAGAAAGGAGCTGATGGCAGAGGCAGCTGCAAGTGAGAAAGGGGTCTCTGCAGAGGTAAAG GACGCAGAGTCCCCAGACAAGGAAGAGGCGGCTGGACTCTCTGTGTCAGGGGTCTATTTCATTTGCCCGTTGACTGGTGCCGTTGTAAGGAGAGACATGAAGGAAAAGCACATCAGAGAAGCCATCTTGTCA TATTTCTCTGTAGACCCAGTGGCAGCCTCAATCATGGAGATTCACACCTTCAATAAGGACCGAGAGAAAGTGCGAGTGGGCGTGGAGACCATAGCTAA ataTCTGGATAATATCTATCTTCAtccagaggaggagaagtaCCGGAAAATCAAACTGCAGAACAAAGTGTTTCAG gAAAGGATAAGCTGCCTGGAAGGGATACACAAATTTTTCCAGGCTATTGGGTTTGAGACAAAAACACTACCTGTTCCAGGACAAG AGACCACAGAGGAGTACTACATACTGAAGGAAGAAATGCTGACCAGGTTGGAAGACCTAAAGGACTACAAAGAGCAGCTTTTAAGCTCTGAGCCAGTGAGAGCCCAGCTAGATCGCCAGCTCTGTTTATTTAAACCATCACCTGAAGCTGCTCGGTTTGAGCTGCCAAATGACTTCTACAACCTCACTGCAGAAGAGATCAAACGAGAGCAAAGGCTCCG GACAGAAGCAGTGGAGAAAGCCTCAATGCTGAGGACAAGAGCCATGCGGGAGAAAGATGAACAAAGGGAAATGCGGAAGTACAACTACACCCTGGTACGAGTCCGGTTTCCTGATGGATACATTCTCCAAG GGACATTCTATGCACGAGAATCAATATCTATGCTCTACAATTCTGTGAGGGAAGCACTCACCAATGACTGGCTGCCCTTTGAGCTGCTGGGACCCGGAGGTCTCAAACTGACAGATGAGAACTTGGCCTTCAATGAATGTGGGTTG GTGCCCTCTGCCCTCCTGACCCTTGTCTGGGATGCATCAGTCATGGCAGACATTCAGGCTGCAGGAGAAGAGCAGTCAGCAAGCCCCCTGAAACCAGAACTCCTCTCCAGGGTCCAGACACTGTCATGA
- the CHAF1A gene encoding chromatin assembly factor 1 subunit A isoform X1, giving the protein MAAMECRDKAVAPPRKLVQARLPFKRLNPVPKEKYDADSEVKKVKSSQSGFGQNKDSSLDTSHASLDNVENDCQLDSDVNFTPKPINGKGPLDHFIQKNTKHNTNETVIIIDLTKDSNHRLRNDVDHINLDSEASSSVGITNGILEKNINQLNCMNSTQNSQMDGSVETVLCETVANKDEELVREIQSCSGLTECNNLENTKINQGELKDVIFKGKMPVVVLEDIMTVKSPQIASLDGSVTSENETMESSHEGDSILTNSSLSSRSVSSPETQPAAETKRNSSPLAVSTPIRKVSQKCHKSSAEKEKLRLQRDQERADKLQKLQAEREEKGRLKEEAKAAKERAKEEAKKKKEEEKELKEKERREKKEKEEKEKAEKLRVKEEKRKERQEALEAKLEEKRKKEEEKRLKEEEKRINAQKAEITRFFQKPKTPQAPKILAGSCGKFAPFEIKENMVLAPLCRIALDPDFLEQLDQLLRAQNSEVSFLRDLKCRKPHKSGPTFVNNSADIVNSDVVVVDNCKTDAVPERRKFGRMKLLQFCENHRPAYWGTWNKKTTVIRPRNPWSKDSKLLDYEVDSDEEWEEEEPGESLSHSEGDDEEEGEDEDDDDGFFVPHGYLSEDEGVTEECDPENQKVRQKLKAKEWDELMAKGKRFHVLQPVKIGCIWEGAESNSSTNADLKVLQQFTACILDSTVAEEEQQIQKCSKKIAKDQQILGQLLPLLHGNVNGSKVIIQEFQECCRQGLFSDVTAAADGSDAGPASPHASRPQTPVGEDSGIPSKARLKRIISENAVYDKRPEYRMCWYVHSEVLKSFDQEHLPVPCQWNYITQVPSSGKEEGGSVPGVAVTQTTPVSVKRKSTGSMSITKFMKRPRDAEQAEAMEMDGFQADTEEDEEDDDCMIVDVQPGKDSMLAATESLAASKSSGTIAPHQDRSMASPSNTV; this is encoded by the exons ATGGCAG CCATGGAGTGCCGAGACAAGGCGGTTGCTCCCCCGCGGAAGCTTGTTCAAG CCCGGTTGCCTTTCAAGCGCTTGAATCCCgtaccaaaggaaaaatacgATGCGgattcagaagttaaaaaagtaaagagCTCACAAAGTGGTTTTGGCCAAAATAAGGATTCCTCTCTCGATACGTCTCATGCGTCCCTGGACAACGTAGAGAATGACTGCCAGCTGGATTCAGATGTGAATTTTACTCCAAAACCCATTAACGGAAAGGGTCCATTAGATCACTTtatacagaaaaacacaaaacataaCACAAACGAAACTGTAATCATTATTGATCTGACAAAGGACTCTAACCATAGACTACGTAATGATGTGGACCATATTAATTTAGATTCAGAAGCATCTTCATCTGTAGGTATAACTAATGgcatactagaaaaaaatataaaccagTTGAATTGCATGAATTCCACTCAGAATAGCCAAATGGATGGTTCAGTGGAGACTGTACTGTGTGAAACTGTAGCAAATAAAGATGAAGAATTGGTGCGTGAAATCCAGTCTTGCTCTGGGTTAACAGAGTGTAACAACTTGGAAAACACGAAGATAAATCAAGGTGAGCTGAAGGATGTCATATTTAAGGGGAAGATGCCGGTAGTGGTCCTGGAAGATATTATGACTGTAAAATCTCCCCAAATCGCTTCTCTGGATGGAAGCGTCACATCAGAAAATGAGACTATGGAATCATCCCATGAAGGAGACTCTATACTTACGAATTCTTCCTTAAGTTCTCGCTCTGTGAGCTCACCTGAGACACAGCCTGCtgcagaaacaaagagaaattctAGTCCTTTAGCTGTCTCAACACCTATTAGGAAg GTATCTCAGAAATGCCACAaaagttctgcagagaaggagaagctgagaTTGCAAAGA GACCAGGAGCGTGCAGACAAACTGCAGAAGTTAcaagcagaaagggaagaaaagggaaggctGAAAGAAGAGGCAAAAGCTGCAAAAGAGCGAGCCAAGGAggaggcaaagaaaaagaaagaggaagagaaagaactaaaagagaaagaaaggagagaaaagaaggaaaaagaagaaaaggaaaaagctgagaAGTTAAGAGTGAAGGAAGAGAAACGCAAGGAGAGACAGGAAGCTCTAGA GGCAAAActtgaggagaaaagaaagaaagaagaggagaaacggttaaaagaggaggaaaag CGTATTAatgcacagaaagcagagattACCAGGTTCTTCCAGAAACCAAAGACTCCACAAGCCCCCAAG ATTCTTGCTGGCTCCTGTGGAAAGTTTGCTCCTTTTGAAATTAAGGAGAACATGGTCTTGGCTCCCCTCTGTCGTATTGCCCTTGATCCAGACTTCTTGGAACAGCTGGATCAGCTCCTGCGTGCACAGAATAGTGAAGTTTCTTTCTTGAGGGATCTCAAGTGCCGCAAACCACATAAAAGCGGACCTACTTTTGTCAATAACAGTGCCGACATAGTCAACAG TGATGTGGTAGTAGTGGATAACTGCAAAACAGATGCTGTtcctgaaaggagaaaatttgGTAGAATGAAACTTCTGCAGTTCTGTGAGAATCACCGACCTGCATACTGGGGCACGTGGAACAAGAAAACTACTGTGATCCGTCCCAGGAATCCTTGGTCAAAGGACAGT AAACTACTGGATTATGAAGTAGATAGTGATGAAGaatgggaagaggaagagcctggagagagtctcTCCCATAGTGAAGGG GATGATGAGGAAGAAGGAGAGGATGAAGATGACGACGATGGGTTTTTTGTACCCCATGGGTACCTATCTGAAGATGAAGGAGTGACAGAA GAATGTGATCCAGAGAACCAGAAGGTTCGTCAGAAGCTGAAAGCAAAGGAGTGGGATGAACTGATGGCCAAGGGAAAGAGGTTCCATGTTCTACAGCCTGTGAAAATTGGATGCATCTGGGAAGGTGcagaaagcaacagcagcacaaatGCAGACCTAAAGGTGCTTCAGCAGTTTACAGCATGTATCCTGGATTCAACTGTTgctgaggaagaacagcagatacagaaatgtagcaaaaaaatagcaaaagatCAGCAAA tCCTTGGCCAGCTTCTGCCACTGCTCCATGGGAACGTGAACGGGAGTAAAGTGATCATCCAGGAGTTCCAGGAGTGCTGCCGGCAAGGACTGTTCAGTGATGTGACTGCGGCTGCCGACGGTAGTGACGCAGGCCCTGCGAGTCCCCACGCTTCCCGGCCGCAAACACCTGTGGGTGAGGACAGTGGTATCCCTTCCAAAGCCAGGCTAAAGCGAATCATTTCTGAGAACGCTGTGTATGACAAGAGACCTGAATATAGAATGTGCTGGTATGTCCACTCGGAGGTGCTGAAGAGTTTTGATCAAGAGCACCTCCCTGTCCCTTGTCAATGGAACTACATCACACAAGTCCCCTCTTCAGGAAAGGAGGAGGGTGGCAGTGTGCCAGGCGTGGCGGTCACGCAGACCACCCCTGTGTCAGTAAAGAGGAAGTCCACTGGAAGTATGTCTATCACTAAATTCATGAAAAGGCCTCGGGATGCTGAACAG GCTGAAGCTATGGAGATGGATGGATTTCAGGCAGACActgaggaagatgaggaagatgATGACTGCATGATTGTGGATGTACAGCCAGGCAAAG ATTCTATGTTGGCAGCTACCGAATCTTTGGCAGCCTCCAAATCAAGTGGCACGATTGCCCCTCACCAGGACAGGAGCATGGCCAGCCCATCTAATACAGTTTGA